The Saprospiraceae bacterium genome includes the window AATTTTGATTTTAGAACACTTTGTGAACTTTTTGCAAAAGAGCGGTTAAAAATATTGAGAAATGGTATCATTGCTTACCTTTATCCGGAAAGAAAAATGATAAATATGATCCAATATCACCATGTTAATGGCGTGCTGACCGAAGTGGAAAAGGCACAACTTCATGTTTCTGATTTAGCCATCCTCAGGGGCTTTGGTGTCTTTGATTATTTTAAGGCCTTAAAAGGCAAGCCGCTTTTTGTTGAAGATTATGTGGATCGTTTTTTTAACTCTGCGGCGCTATTGTATCTAGAGCCTCCCTGTACGAAAGAAGAATTGATAACTTGGATACAGGATTTACTAGATGCCAATGGCCAAGAAAATGCAGGTATTCGCCTGGTGCTTACAGGTGGCTATGCTCCAGATAGCTATACCCCGATTAAGCCCAACCTGCTTATTTTACAACACCCGTATGCTGATTTTCCTGACTGGGGCTATGAAAAAGGCATTAAGATCCTGACTTATCATTTTCAAAGAGAAACGCCTGTAGCCAAAACGATCAATTATGTAACCGGCATCAGGATACAAGGCTGGTTGAAAGAAAATGGCGGTGATGCTGTTTTGTATCACGATGGAACCCATATCAAAGAATCTGACCGTTCCAATTTTTTTATGGTGGACCAAAATGGTCAATTAGTAACGCCTCAGGAAGAGGTATTGCTGGGCATTACCCGCAAAAAGATAATAGCGATAGCTAAAGAAAAGGGGGTGACGGTGATCGAACGGATGATTTCCTTGGAAGAAATATATGAAGCTAAAGAAGCATTTATAACGAGCTCCATCAAGGGCGTTCTACCTGTTGTGCAGATTGATGATAAGGTCATTGGTGATGGTAAACCCGGTCTTTTGAGCAAAGCATTAGGCGAAGCTTTTAAGGAACTGACACTTCAATATTGTCAAAATCACGCAAGTATTTAATAATATTTTTATTTTACCTTTATTCTGACCATAGAACGCAAAAATGGTCAGAGAAGGCTATTTTTTTAATGAATTGTACTATTGCCATGAAAAAATACTGAAAATGTCAATTATACAAGAAGCAGAACAATATGTGACTACCTTACTAACTGAAAAGCTTAGTGATGACCACACTTACCATAATCTGGCGCACACCCTGAAGGTAAGGGAGGCCTGCCTGGAAATTGCTAAGGGGATGGATATCAATAAAGACGAACTCGAAATACTTGAATTGGCGGCTTTGTTTCACGATACTGGCTTTATTACTCAATATGACGGGCATGAGGCCGTTAGTCACCATCTGGCAGCAGAATTCCTCGAAGCAAGAGATTACAAAGATAAAAAACAACAAAAAGTACTCGGATGTATTGATGCAACACAGGTCGGGAGAGAACCGCAGTCCGTTCTGGAAGAAATCATGAAGGACGCTGATTTGCTGAACCTTGGCAGTAATGATTACCTTGTCTCTTTAGCTAATTTGCGGGCGGAATGGGCGGTTATACTTGGACAACAATATAGCGACGAGGATTGGTGCAAATTAAACATCGATTTTTTGGGAAAGCATCGCTATTATACAGCCTATATGGATAAACATTACAGTGATCAAGTAGATAAAAACAGGAAAAACTTAAAAAAACTAGCTAAAGCCCATAAAAAAGACATGAAAAAGGCAGAGAAACCTGTACCCTCTGGTATTACTGGCAGCCGAAGTGCTCAAATGATGTTTAAAACCGCCTTACGCAATCACCTTGACCTAAGTAACCTCGCCGATAATAAGGCGAATATCATGATTAGTATTAATGCAGCAATCGTGACATTTGCCCTACCTATTTCCTGGTCCTATATTTCTGACTTCAACTATTTGTTGTATCCTTCTATAACGCTTTTGATTACCTGTCTTTCTTCCATGGTTTTTGCCACATTGGCCACTAGACCCATTAAAATGACAGGCCTTACTGCGGAAGATAAAATTGTAAAGGGACAGGCCAACTTATTCTTCTTTGGCAATTTTTTCAAAATGAGCTTTGATGAATATTTCAAAGGAATGCAGCAAACGATCGACCAGGAAGATCGCTTGGAAGGAGCAATTATGCGAGACTTGTATTTTTTAGGACGCTCACTTGGACGTAAATACGGTCAATTGCGTATCTGTTATAATATCTTTATGTTGGGTGTCATCCTTTCTGTTGTTGTATTTCTTATCGCTTTCAATATCATGGCTAGGTAAAGCACGGTTTGGCAAATGGGTAAATAAACTAACGCCATTTCCCGCAACAAAAAAGGCCCCGGATGTCCTCCGAGGCCTTCAAGAAACATTAATTCATTTGCCTAAGTCTAATAACCCATTTATTTTTGAATGACAATTCTTTGAGTTTGGATGTTCTGGCCAGTTTGGATGACCAAGCCATAGGTACCTGCTGGCAATTGACTAGGAATATCAACCCGGGTGTTGGCACCTTGATCGATGCTGGATACGTTGAGCTGTTGACCTTGTAGGTTGACCAGATATACTTGTGGTTTTGCATCGGCGGTGATGCCTTCGATCACTACATATTCGGTTGCTGGATTGGGGTAAACACTGATATTGAATTGGCTTTCTTTTTCGAAAGTAACCGATTGGATGTCTGAGTAAGAAAAGCTGCCGTCAAAGTCTGTTTGCATTAAGCGGTAGTAAACTGTTCCGCTTGCTGCTTCGCCTGTCCACTCGTATTCGATGGTGATATCGGAGTTACCGGCACCTTTTACATTTTTGATCGCTTTCCAATCTTTTCCGTTGACAGACATTTCGATGGTGAAGTAGTCGTTGTTGATTTCTACGGCGGTGGCCCAGCTGACGACCAACATGCCGTCCAAGTTGGCTTTTGCCTGGAAGTAAAGCAATTCTACTGGTAAGACACTACTGGTACCCAAGTCAAGTGCACTTGGCATTTCGTGGTCATTTGAATCGCTATAAGAACAGCCGCCATCTGCACATTCTACTTTACAACCAGGAGACAAACTCATTTCTTCGCAGTAGAACCAACCGCCCATGTCTTTTCCTAAAATCGCTGTGGCACCTTTCAATTCTACTTTAGGCGCATTAACGGATCCACGACCACCGATGTAAATGGTTACGCTACCTTTCAATTCCAACTTTTCGCCGATGGTGACGATGGTGCCATCGAAGCAGATACTGCCGCCACCGCTGCCTTTGAGGTCATCTCCGATTGACATGCTGCCACCTGCGAAAGCAATGTTGGGACCGCCAGTGCGCTCAAATGATCCCTCGATGTTATAGTCTGTTTTGTAAGATGTAAAACTGGAACCACCTGTGATGTCTAGATCGTCGCTTAAGTTGATCGAGCCGCCATTGCTTTCGAATGCGCCGCTGCCTTTTATCTCTATATTGCTGGCAAAAATGTTGCCTTCTGTATAAAATGCGGCTACGCCTGAAATCTCAATATCGTCTTTGCAAATTAAGTCTCCTTGTAGGGTGAAAGACCCGCTGTAACCACTGTGCTTAAGGTTTTCACATTCCAAGGAACCATTGCTGGCAATCAAAAAAGTACCTGAACCTTGTAATTTAAGCTCTCCTTTCACGATCAAAGCAGCATTGGCATTGATGGTCAGGCTAGCCCCTTGATTAAATTTCAAACCTTC containing:
- a CDS encoding aminotransferase class IV, which encodes MIQYHHVNGVLTEVEKAQLHVSDLAILRGFGVFDYFKALKGKPLFVEDYVDRFFNSAALLYLEPPCTKEELITWIQDLLDANGQENAGIRLVLTGGYAPDSYTPIKPNLLILQHPYADFPDWGYEKGIKILTYHFQRETPVAKTINYVTGIRIQGWLKENGGDAVLYHDGTHIKESDRSNFFMVDQNGQLVTPQEEVLLGITRKKIIAIAKEKGVTVIERMISLEEIYEAKEAFITSSIKGVLPVVQIDDKVIGDGKPGLLSKALGEAFKELTLQYCQNHASI
- a CDS encoding DUF5706 domain-containing protein; this translates as MSIIQEAEQYVTTLLTEKLSDDHTYHNLAHTLKVREACLEIAKGMDINKDELEILELAALFHDTGFITQYDGHEAVSHHLAAEFLEARDYKDKKQQKVLGCIDATQVGREPQSVLEEIMKDADLLNLGSNDYLVSLANLRAEWAVILGQQYSDEDWCKLNIDFLGKHRYYTAYMDKHYSDQVDKNRKNLKKLAKAHKKDMKKAEKPVPSGITGSRSAQMMFKTALRNHLDLSNLADNKANIMISINAAIVTFALPISWSYISDFNYLLYPSITLLITCLSSMVFATLATRPIKMTGLTAEDKIVKGQANLFFFGNFFKMSFDEYFKGMQQTIDQEDRLEGAIMRDLYFLGRSLGRKYGQLRICYNIFMLGVILSVVVFLIAFNIMAR
- a CDS encoding T9SS type A sorting domain-containing protein, which translates into the protein MKNFNLLIILFFFFGTLNAATHTSIKSGNWDNADTWDTGRVPNLSAWPGDVVVINHKVTANEGLKFNQGASLTINANAALIVKGELKLQGSGTFLIASNGSLECENLKHSGYSGSFTLQGDLICKDDIEISGVAAFYTEGNIFASNIEIKGSGAFESNGGSINLSDDLDITGGSSFTSYKTDYNIEGSFERTGGPNIAFAGGSMSIGDDLKGSGGGSICFDGTIVTIGEKLELKGSVTIYIGGRGSVNAPKVELKGATAILGKDMGGWFYCEEMSLSPGCKVECADGGCSYSDSNDHEMPSALDLGTSSVLPVELLYFQAKANLDGMLVVSWATAVEINNDYFTIEMSVNGKDWKAIKNVKGAGNSDITIEYEWTGEAASGTVYYRLMQTDFDGSFSYSDIQSVTFEKESQFNISVYPNPATEYVVIEGITADAKPQVYLVNLQGQQLNVSSIDQGANTRVDIPSQLPAGTYGLVIQTGQNIQTQRIVIQK